From the Planktothricoides raciborskii GIHE-MW2 genome, the window GGGTTAGTAAGTCTTTAATGTAGTTGACTAAAAAGCCAATGTTGCCACTAATACATTGAACTGGGTTCCTAATTTCATGGGCAATTCCGGCAACCATTTGACCTAAGCTGGCGAGTTTTTCGGTTTGAATCAGTTGGGCTTTATTTTGTTCTTTGATTACTTTGGTGGCGAGTTCATGAATTTGTGATTGGGCGACTAAGAGTTGATGCACATCCAATATTCGGTGACATCCGGGCGTTAATTCAACGATAATCGGTTCATTGAGGAGTTCCGGCGATCGCTGTAACACCCGACGGGCAGCCATGACAATTAAGGTGTTTGCGGGAAATACGAAAAACTCCGATTGGGTAAACTTATGTAAAGTTTTTAAAGGTCGGCGGGAAAATAATTCTATTCCGTAAGGCCGACTCATGTGTTCTAAGAATTTCCACCGGGAAATTATACCGACTAATTGGTTGCGATCGCTTAAAATTACCCCTGGAATTAATGGATTGCTATAAAAAACTTGGGCGACTTCTTGACCGGGTTTTTCCCAGTCGATTTGAAAATCATAAAGCTCTAGTTGGTCAATGGTTGAGTCTAAGTGTAATTCTTTCTCTGGGGATGAGGGAGCGATCGCTCCCTGATGAGAATTTGGTGACGGATAAGTCTGGCAAGGAGCGGGGAAAGTTAATCCGACCATAAGTAAACCTCAAATATACAAATATAATTTTTTCTTTAGATTCATCGCTTAATCTTAATATTGAATTTTATCAAATTTATTGGCAAAAACGCAAATTTGCTCTTTTCTTTAATCAAAGATTAAATTTAACTATTGCTTTACTTATTTTTAACCCTTTGAAGCAAAAAAATACCTATGGGTTATAAACCTGTTTTTTATCCCACCAAAGAAATTAAGCAACATAAATTTATCTAAAAAAGCCGGTTTATTGACTTGGGGTTTTCAGTTGGCTATATGCTGCGGTTTGGTCAAGTTTGGTTAAAACCGCGATCGCCTCTTGTTTGATATTTTCCATAATTTCATCTCCTATCTATCTATATATGAATCAGGATAGTCCACAATCCGATGATAACTCTACACTATTTACTCTACTGTTTACTCTTTCCTTGGTGATGTTGGGTAACAGCCAATAGCCCAAGTACAAAAAACTGAAAAGCTGATAGCTAATAGCTGACCGCTGAATAGGTTCATATGTATGACAGTTATTCGTTATTCGTTGTTTGAGAGCAAGGGCGATCGCCCTGATTATCCTTTATAGGCTTCAAACATAGATTTCACGCAATAAAATTCAGCTTCTAACTCAGAAAATGCTTTTTCTGCTTTCAATAAAAAACCTTCATTGCCTAATTTTTGCAGGGTAAAACACAAATGATACATTTTTCTAATTCCTAAATTTTTTGTACTACCTTTCAACGTATGCACGGCATATCTGAATAGGGCAGAATCTTCAGTTTTAATCGATTGTTTAATCGTGGCTATTAACGAAGGAGTATCTTCTAAAAAAAAATCAATAAATTTTCCTATCAAATCATTATTTTCTTCCGAGGTTAATTCTTGGCGTAAATTTTCCAGCACAGTCCAATCTATGCTGGCAATTTCATCATAATTTATTTCTGTTTGTAACTCATTTTTAACAATATTATTCAAATTTAATTTTTCTGAATTCGCTGATAAACCAGACTGATTTGCTACCAATATATCGGCGGTGATAGTCTGAGAATCAGTAGAATTTGATCGCTCACTTAACTGCTCTAATACTGTTTGTAATAAATCAATATTAATCGGCTTTTTCAAATAATCATCCATGCCTGCTTCTAAACATTTCGTGCGTTCGGCATTAGTTCCCCCTGCGGTGATAGCAACAATCCAAGGTTTTTTTTTCGTGGCATAATTATGAGTATTGCCCTCTGCCCATTGATAACAAATTTGGCGAGTGGCTTCCAGTCCATCCATCTTGGGCATTTGTACATCCATCAGTACCAAATCATAAGGTTTTTCTTCCAAGGCCGCGATCGCCTCTAAACCATTTTTAGCTACATCAGCCTGATAACCCAAAGTGCGTAAAATTCGCAAAGCAACTTTTTGATTCACCACATTATCTTCCGCCAGCAAAATTCGCAATGGTAAGCGATCAGCTAACTTATCAGGTTGTGCCTTTTCGTCCGGTGGTTTATTGGGGGGATTTATCGTCGGTAATGGCACAAACAAATCCATCATCACTTGATAAACTTGAGTCAATTTAATCGGCTTTGTCAAACAAATAAACCAATCGATATCCGGTAACTTCACCGGACAATCCATAGCACTCATAATCACGATTTTTAGATGCGGTAAATATTTATCCTGATGAATTAAACGGGCTAAAGACAGTCCATCAATCTGTGGCATCAGCATATTCACAAATGCCACATCAAACTCATGTCCTTGTTGAATTAATTGCAAAGCTTCAATTCCCTTGATCGCTGCTGTAACAATCATCCCCCATCTTTCGGTTTGCTGGCGCAGTATTTCTCGACTGAATTGATGTGGATCGACAATCAATAGCCGTTTTCCTTGCAAAGCTGGCTGCCATTGATTCAGAGAATCAGAAGGATTGTCCAGAACCCCAAAAGTGATTGTAAAACTAAACGTTGAACCCACTCCTAATTGACTTTCTACCCAGAGTCTTCCGTTCATCCGTTGGATCAAGCGCTTACAAATCGCCAAACCTAAACCCATTCCTCCATATTCTCGGACATTCGAGCTATCTAATTGGGAAAAAGAACGAAATAGTTGATTAATTTTAGCTTCGGGAATTCCAATGCCCGTATCTCTAATAGAAAATTGAATTTCTTCGTAACGTTGGGATGGGATTGATCCACTGTTGGTTTGATTGCTTTCCAATGACCAATGCCCCAAATCCACCGAACTGACAGAAACCAAAATTTCTCCCTGTTCCGTAAATTTCACCGCATTGGCCAAAAGATTGACTAAAATTTGTCGCAACCGAGCATAATCCCCCAAAATATGAGTAGATGTGGGTGTCTCGATTTGATAAGCCAAATCAATTCCTTTCAGGGCTGCATTCACCGCCACCATATCGAGGGACTCTTCAATACATTGGCGCAAGTCAAATGACTGATGAGCTAACTGCAACTGACCGGCTTCGAGTTTGGAGAAATCCAAAATATCGTTAATCATTTGTAATAAAATGCCACCGCTTTGATGAATGGTGGCGACAAACTCTTGTTGCTGATAATTTAGTGGTGTTGCTTGCAACAAACTGGTCATCCCCAGCACTGCATTCATCGGTGTCAGGAGTTCGTGACTGATATTGGCCACAAACTCTGATTTGATTCGGGTTGCGGAGTATGCCTGCTCTAAACTGCTTTCCAGTTCAATATTTTGAGATTCTAATTGTGCGGATAATTCAGCAGCTTCGGTTTTGGCCGCTTCAATTTCTGTAATATATTCGTCGATCTCCCTTACCCCTGGATAAAAAATCAAAAAAGCTTCTAACAGCAACACCAACAAGGTGATGCTGAGTAATAACCATTGAATCTGAACGATTTTAGTTACCCGGGCTTGGGCTTCTTCCTCGTATTGATGCACGATCGCATCCATTCCCTGAAGAAAATTCGCTTCATGGTTGATAATTTTGGCGAGAAAAATCGAGAAATTTGGGGATTCAGCGGGAGAATTCCTGTTAGTTTTGCCTAGCTTCAATATGCTTTTAGCCGCATCGAGCATTGTGGTATGGGCAACGGCAATTTCGGCAAACATTTGCTTCACTTTGGCACTGTTGTTTCCCGTCAAACCCAAGGAAGCATCCCCATGTTGCAAGCCTTGATGAGATGTTTCCCACAGATCCACGACGGTTTGAAGTTCTTGCAGATAAGACCCCGCGATCGCCGGATCTTTGCTGGTTTGGATGGCTAGGGTGGCTTTGGTCAGTCGTTGACTGAGCATCCGTTGCCGTCCCGCAATGTTGATCGTCGCCGCATCACTATACTGACGTTTCGTAGAAAATTGAATGCTGACCTGTCCAGCGATTAAAAGCAGTGCCACAACAGTTAGAGCCTTAATATAGCGACTGATCAGAGTATCCGTCGGGGATTTGGGTTGCAATTGCATAGACATAATCATTCATTAATTAAAGATTCGTGCTTTATTGGTGATTTAATGGTCTGGATTGATTGGTACTAGAGACATTTGTCACCATGAGAATGCTTTTGTTTATTTTGTCCAGCTTCTTTGCTGACTTGTCTCTTTCTCCGATCTCAAACGCC encodes:
- a CDS encoding response regulator — translated: MSMQLQPKSPTDTLISRYIKALTVVALLLIAGQVSIQFSTKRQYSDAATINIAGRQRMLSQRLTKATLAIQTSKDPAIAGSYLQELQTVVDLWETSHQGLQHGDASLGLTGNNSAKVKQMFAEIAVAHTTMLDAAKSILKLGKTNRNSPAESPNFSIFLAKIINHEANFLQGMDAIVHQYEEEAQARVTKIVQIQWLLLSITLLVLLLEAFLIFYPGVREIDEYITEIEAAKTEAAELSAQLESQNIELESSLEQAYSATRIKSEFVANISHELLTPMNAVLGMTSLLQATPLNYQQQEFVATIHQSGGILLQMINDILDFSKLEAGQLQLAHQSFDLRQCIEESLDMVAVNAALKGIDLAYQIETPTSTHILGDYARLRQILVNLLANAVKFTEQGEILVSVSSVDLGHWSLESNQTNSGSIPSQRYEEIQFSIRDTGIGIPEAKINQLFRSFSQLDSSNVREYGGMGLGLAICKRLIQRMNGRLWVESQLGVGSTFSFTITFGVLDNPSDSLNQWQPALQGKRLLIVDPHQFSREILRQQTERWGMIVTAAIKGIEALQLIQQGHEFDVAFVNMLMPQIDGLSLARLIHQDKYLPHLKIVIMSAMDCPVKLPDIDWFICLTKPIKLTQVYQVMMDLFVPLPTINPPNKPPDEKAQPDKLADRLPLRILLAEDNVVNQKVALRILRTLGYQADVAKNGLEAIAALEEKPYDLVLMDVQMPKMDGLEATRQICYQWAEGNTHNYATKKKPWIVAITAGGTNAERTKCLEAGMDDYLKKPINIDLLQTVLEQLSERSNSTDSQTITADILVANQSGLSANSEKLNLNNIVKNELQTEINYDEIASIDWTVLENLRQELTSEENNDLIGKFIDFFLEDTPSLIATIKQSIKTEDSALFRYAVHTLKGSTKNLGIRKMYHLCFTLQKLGNEGFLLKAEKAFSELEAEFYCVKSMFEAYKG
- a CDS encoding ATP-binding protein, whose translation is MVGLTFPAPCQTYPSPNSHQGAIAPSSPEKELHLDSTIDQLELYDFQIDWEKPGQEVAQVFYSNPLIPGVILSDRNQLVGIISRWKFLEHMSRPYGIELFSRRPLKTLHKFTQSEFFVFPANTLIVMAARRVLQRSPELLNEPIIVELTPGCHRILDVHQLLVAQSQIHELATKVIKEQNKAQLIQTEKLASLGQMVAGIAHEIRNPVQCISGNIGFLVNYIKDLLTLVNTYKQELSTEPEAILNLKEEIEFDFLQEDLPKVMQTLDVATNRLTKIIDGMRNFSHMDGNQSQPANLHECIDSTLLILNNRIRKGIKINKNYTELPEFNCYSGQISQVLMNLIVNALDALMEKVEKPATEDSWQPTIEITTARKIINQNHWISIKIADNGPGIKPEIQQRIFDNFFTTKPVGKGTGLGLAISHQIITEKHRGQLNFTSTLGMGTEFEILLPLT